The Aggregatilinea lenta genome includes a region encoding these proteins:
- a CDS encoding carbohydrate ABC transporter permease: MLKHQAPTRASNPFVKALPFLLPAFIIYIVLILYPIGNAFVMSFFKWDGVSSHKEWVGIANYVDIFTRDPVFVRALSNTGLWVVLSLFIPTTWGLLLALALNRKIAGQTIFRTIFYLPAIIASIAVASIWTWMYNPYMGFVNASLTKLGVENLIQPWLGSESVAIYSVFAAYAWTATGPNMLLFLAGLQNVPQELLDAAKVDGANQLQAFRHVTIPSLRPAFTIVIALTIISSLKVFDLVYQMTFGGPAQSTQVLASWTYFQAFSLHNYGQGMAIAMVLLFLTLIIVVPYIRWSTREEK, from the coding sequence ATGTTGAAGCACCAAGCCCCAACGCGTGCTTCCAACCCCTTCGTGAAAGCGCTACCGTTTCTTCTGCCTGCTTTCATCATTTATATCGTGTTGATTCTCTACCCAATAGGCAACGCCTTTGTGATGAGCTTCTTTAAGTGGGATGGCGTATCGTCCCACAAAGAATGGGTAGGGATTGCAAACTACGTGGATATTTTCACCCGTGACCCCGTCTTTGTGCGCGCCCTGAGCAACACGGGCTTGTGGGTGGTGCTGTCCCTCTTTATTCCGACCACATGGGGACTCTTGCTGGCGCTCGCGCTGAATCGCAAGATAGCTGGCCAGACTATCTTCCGTACGATCTTCTATCTGCCAGCTATTATCGCTTCCATCGCCGTAGCGAGCATCTGGACCTGGATGTACAACCCCTACATGGGATTTGTGAACGCCTCGCTCACTAAACTTGGGGTTGAGAATTTGATACAACCCTGGTTGGGCAGCGAGTCGGTGGCGATCTACTCTGTTTTTGCAGCATATGCCTGGACAGCGACCGGGCCAAACATGCTCCTGTTTCTGGCGGGGCTGCAGAATGTTCCCCAGGAATTGCTGGATGCCGCCAAGGTTGATGGTGCCAACCAACTGCAAGCGTTCCGGCACGTAACGATACCCTCTCTCCGCCCGGCATTCACCATCGTTATCGCACTCACAATCATCAGCTCGCTCAAGGTATTTGACCTGGTGTATCAAATGACCTTTGGAGGCCCCGCACAATCGACCCAAGTGCTTGCCAGTTGGACCTACTTCCAGGCGTTCTCCCTACATAATTACGGGCAAGGCATGGCAATCGCTATGGTGCTGTTGTTCCTTACCCTCATCATCGTCGTACCGTACATCCGTTGGTCCACCCGGGAGGAAAAATAG
- a CDS encoding ABC transporter substrate-binding protein: MKKAFLRIALSFSVMLAVIAPVLAVSAQDDPVEIQVWLLTDDADFYENELFPDFNAANPDIKAVYTGHSTDGSKDLLRQVINTDAAPDVFFTYGGPGLFGFYVDTGGVQPLDDVYEEMGWDTRFGGPQLVAATWDGQKYAMPYRQRTMGLYYSKPLFEKAGITAEPTTYDELIEVNAKLLDAGIVPLGMGGMQSWMPMRLLDSLFELKCGAEIHDALTSLEAKYTDEPCALEAFQEFKRWADDWMPDGFMGMDPESDVHLQLYTGQAAMMYEGDWVIGRFEEEGQNPDDFGFFYFPTGNERVSWFGEQLLVSSTSQHKEAAYRFLDWVSSPETQAKYAGRFGGLQPTLDVPVPEGAPELTVFVNDLLQTKEGIYLPADQALPLQVVTEGYWLAQDKVSVGEIEPEEAPAIVQTSIDRYIENNPQ, from the coding sequence ATGAAGAAAGCGTTCCTCCGAATCGCACTGAGCTTCTCTGTAATGCTAGCCGTGATCGCTCCGGTACTGGCTGTCTCAGCCCAAGACGATCCTGTCGAAATCCAGGTATGGCTACTGACAGACGACGCTGATTTCTACGAAAACGAACTGTTCCCGGACTTCAACGCCGCCAATCCAGACATCAAGGCTGTCTACACGGGACACTCAACTGACGGCAGCAAAGATCTGCTGCGTCAAGTGATCAATACCGACGCCGCCCCCGATGTGTTCTTCACCTACGGCGGACCGGGCCTGTTCGGCTTCTATGTTGACACGGGTGGGGTCCAGCCGCTCGACGACGTTTATGAAGAGATGGGCTGGGATACACGCTTTGGCGGGCCGCAGCTCGTCGCTGCGACCTGGGACGGCCAGAAATACGCCATGCCCTACCGCCAGCGCACCATGGGACTGTACTACAGCAAGCCCCTTTTTGAGAAGGCTGGTATCACCGCTGAGCCGACCACCTACGACGAACTGATCGAAGTCAACGCGAAGCTTCTTGATGCCGGGATCGTCCCGCTGGGGATGGGCGGCATGCAAAGTTGGATGCCGATGCGTCTGCTGGACTCCCTCTTTGAACTGAAGTGCGGCGCAGAGATCCACGATGCCCTCACGTCTTTAGAGGCCAAGTACACCGATGAACCGTGCGCGCTGGAAGCCTTCCAGGAATTCAAGCGCTGGGCAGACGACTGGATGCCCGATGGTTTCATGGGGATGGACCCCGAATCGGACGTACATCTGCAGCTCTACACGGGCCAGGCCGCGATGATGTACGAAGGCGACTGGGTGATTGGCCGTTTCGAGGAAGAAGGCCAGAACCCCGACGACTTTGGTTTCTTCTACTTCCCGACCGGAAATGAACGCGTGTCTTGGTTCGGTGAGCAGTTGTTGGTTAGCAGCACGAGCCAGCATAAGGAAGCCGCATATCGTTTCCTCGACTGGGTCAGCTCACCTGAGACTCAGGCGAAGTATGCGGGCCGCTTCGGTGGTTTGCAGCCGACCCTGGACGTACCAGTTCCCGAAGGCGCGCCCGAACTGACCGTGTTCGTTAACGATCTGCTCCAGACCAAAGAGGGCATCTATCTGCCTGCAGACCAGGCTCTGCCGCTGCAAGTCGTGACCGAGGGCTACTGGCTGGCGCAGGACAAGGTAAGCGTGGGCGAAATCGAACCTGAAGAAGCGCCAGCTATCGTTCAGACATCGATTGATAGGTACATTGAGAATAACCCGCAGTAG
- a CDS encoding beta-galactosidase trimerization domain-containing protein, protein MGSKWFQNSYRRLLLDMHIADWDERFLSKFDPKTLVDNLELAHFNTLTAFANTHTGLCYYPTKVGTEHRNTQGKDLLRQMIDEAHGRGMNVVVYYCLIYIEDYARKHPESRVVNAEGKSEQLLMGSAGIPRRFTVICPNNAEYRKFVVAQLTEICQNYDFEGVWPDMTMWPTVCYCPSCRARYAEEVGGEIPRIVDWTDPDWVRFQHKRQEWLVEFGNLVSSTIRQYKPEATIAHQSLEFTDDWLFGASVELSNVTDWLSADLYGDRLNLSFYGKLFYSLSNQKPYEHLNGWVYPSIHEHVLQRTEQYMRTIAFHDLLNGGAPATIDAIDPLGTLNRDRYVRMAPVQRDLIAYESQVGGEPRRDVAIFYSYDSLFDMADNGKPMIQAKYTFEPGRDTKTPEAHRNGARTTARNLMDLNLPFGVITRKNLDELNKFQIVILPNMVMIHPDEIEAFRAFVEQGGSLYLSKLTSLVDYDGHLQPNFLLSDLAGVDYVGETGELTTYVSPTEEFAGLFGGFNADYPVTLHNTQVKVKAREGAKTVATITLPYTDPRGTPYAAILTDPPGNPTDYPAVVLNRYGKGKVLYAAGPLETWTYETQVQVFRNLLGLLENRPLVFETDAPKPVEVTLFDQPDRSRFVLHMINFPAEMPPVPISDIKLRVWMEGRTPTQVVSLPGGEPLDFAVQGDHVEFTAPKLESYLMLGIDYTG, encoded by the coding sequence ATGGGTTCCAAATGGTTTCAGAACTCCTATCGCCGTCTGCTGCTGGACATGCATATTGCCGATTGGGACGAGCGATTTTTGTCTAAGTTTGATCCGAAGACGCTGGTCGACAACCTTGAGCTGGCCCACTTCAACACGCTGACGGCCTTCGCCAATACCCATACCGGCCTGTGCTACTACCCCACGAAGGTCGGGACGGAGCACCGGAACACGCAGGGGAAGGATCTGCTGCGCCAGATGATCGATGAGGCGCACGGGCGTGGCATGAACGTGGTCGTGTACTACTGCCTGATCTATATCGAAGACTATGCTCGCAAGCACCCCGAATCGCGGGTGGTGAACGCCGAGGGCAAAAGCGAGCAACTGCTGATGGGGTCGGCAGGCATACCGCGCCGGTTCACCGTGATCTGCCCCAACAATGCCGAGTATCGCAAGTTCGTCGTCGCGCAGCTCACAGAAATCTGCCAGAACTACGACTTTGAAGGCGTCTGGCCGGACATGACGATGTGGCCGACGGTGTGCTACTGCCCGTCGTGCCGTGCGCGCTACGCGGAGGAAGTCGGCGGCGAGATCCCGCGCATCGTCGACTGGACCGATCCGGATTGGGTACGCTTCCAACACAAACGCCAGGAATGGCTGGTGGAGTTCGGGAACCTGGTGTCGTCTACCATCCGCCAATACAAGCCTGAAGCGACCATCGCGCACCAGTCGCTGGAATTCACCGACGACTGGCTGTTTGGCGCGTCGGTCGAATTGTCCAACGTGACCGACTGGCTCTCCGCAGACCTGTACGGTGACCGGCTGAATCTGTCGTTCTACGGCAAGCTGTTCTACAGCCTGAGCAACCAGAAACCCTACGAGCACCTCAACGGGTGGGTGTATCCCAGCATCCACGAGCATGTACTTCAGCGTACCGAACAGTACATGCGCACCATTGCGTTCCACGACCTGCTGAACGGCGGCGCTCCGGCCACCATCGACGCTATCGATCCGCTGGGCACGCTCAACCGCGACCGCTACGTCCGTATGGCCCCGGTCCAGAGAGACCTAATAGCGTACGAATCGCAGGTGGGTGGCGAACCCCGGCGCGACGTGGCGATCTTCTACAGCTATGACTCGCTGTTCGACATGGCCGACAACGGTAAGCCTATGATCCAGGCCAAGTACACGTTCGAGCCGGGACGCGATACCAAGACGCCCGAGGCACACCGGAATGGCGCGCGCACGACCGCCCGCAACCTGATGGATCTCAACCTGCCGTTTGGTGTGATCACGCGCAAGAATCTCGATGAACTAAACAAGTTCCAGATCGTGATTCTGCCGAACATGGTCATGATCCACCCGGACGAAATCGAAGCGTTCCGCGCGTTCGTCGAGCAGGGCGGCAGCCTGTACCTGAGCAAGCTGACGTCCCTGGTGGATTATGACGGGCATCTCCAGCCGAACTTCCTGCTTTCCGACCTGGCGGGCGTCGATTACGTGGGCGAAACCGGCGAATTGACAACCTACGTGTCGCCGACCGAGGAGTTTGCCGGGCTGTTCGGCGGGTTCAACGCCGACTATCCGGTTACCCTGCACAACACCCAGGTCAAAGTGAAGGCCCGCGAGGGAGCCAAGACGGTTGCGACCATCACCCTGCCCTATACCGACCCGCGCGGCACGCCTTACGCCGCGATCCTCACCGATCCGCCGGGCAACCCCACCGACTATCCCGCCGTCGTCCTGAACCGGTACGGCAAGGGTAAAGTGCTTTACGCGGCAGGGCCGCTGGAAACCTGGACCTACGAAACCCAGGTGCAGGTCTTCAGAAACCTGCTCGGCCTGCTGGAAAACCGCCCGCTCGTATTCGAGACGGACGCGCCAAAACCGGTCGAGGTGACGTTGTTCGACCAACCAGATCGCTCGCGCTTCGTGCTGCACATGATCAACTTCCCGGCGGAAATGCCTCCGGTCCCGATCTCGGATATCAAGCTGCGGGTCTGGATGGAGGGCCGGACGCCCACACAGGTCGTCAGCCTGCCCGGCGGCGAGCCACTAGACTTTGCCGTCCAGGGCGACCACGTGGAGTTCACCGCTCCCAAACTGGAAAGTTACTTGATGTTAGGGATTGACTACACAGGCTGA
- a CDS encoding DUF5060 domain-containing protein, whose translation MHAQTVERWGIFELEMHSPHTGNPFVDVRLQAEFRQKNRVVEVDGFYDGDGIYRLRFAPDSEGEWAFVTQSNVSELDHRTGSFLCTTPSADNHGPVRVAHTYHFAYADGTPYRPIGTTCYAWIHQENELEQQTLETLRQSPFNKLRMCVFPKHYTYNANEPELYPFEHAGTGLQDWDFNRFNPRFFQHLERRVSDLGQIGIEADIILFHPYDRWGFSTMSAPDNDRYLRYIVARLAAYRNVWWSLANEYDLMKHLEEADWDRFFQIIQMHDPTQHLRSIHNFAWLEAHDWHSFYDHGKPWVTHCSIQHAHVDLAHLWRNQYGKPVVVDEVCYEGDLPNGWGNITAEEMVRRCWEGTVHGAYVGHSETYLAPDDVIWWSKGGALRGGSPARIAFLRAILEEGPTDGLNPVGEFTNTHITGAGKTGEYYLTYFGVRQPAEITLVVRGGQYYHVDIIDTWNMTVDSLPEPVTNGISVHLPGRPYLAVRLRRTSGNDQPLS comes from the coding sequence ATGCATGCCCAAACTGTAGAGCGGTGGGGCATCTTTGAGCTAGAGATGCACAGTCCGCACACAGGGAACCCGTTCGTCGACGTGAGGCTTCAGGCCGAATTTCGCCAGAAAAACCGCGTCGTGGAGGTGGACGGGTTCTACGACGGCGATGGTATTTACCGCCTTCGCTTCGCACCGGACAGTGAGGGCGAGTGGGCGTTCGTCACTCAGAGTAATGTATCGGAGCTCGATCACCGCACCGGATCTTTCCTGTGTACCACACCGTCGGCGGATAACCATGGGCCGGTGCGGGTCGCTCATACCTATCACTTCGCGTACGCCGATGGGACGCCCTACCGTCCCATCGGCACCACGTGTTATGCCTGGATCCATCAGGAGAATGAGCTTGAGCAACAAACGCTAGAAACTCTTCGGCAATCGCCGTTCAACAAGCTCCGCATGTGTGTATTCCCCAAGCATTACACCTACAACGCCAACGAGCCCGAACTTTATCCGTTCGAGCATGCTGGTACGGGACTTCAGGACTGGGACTTCAACCGCTTCAATCCGCGTTTCTTCCAGCACCTAGAGCGCCGGGTGAGCGATCTGGGTCAGATTGGGATCGAGGCAGACATCATCCTGTTTCATCCCTATGACCGCTGGGGCTTTAGCACGATGAGCGCACCGGACAATGACCGCTATCTTCGCTATATAGTGGCTCGATTGGCGGCCTATCGTAACGTATGGTGGTCATTGGCGAACGAATATGATCTCATGAAACACCTCGAAGAAGCTGACTGGGATCGATTTTTCCAAATAATACAGATGCACGATCCGACACAGCACCTGCGCTCCATCCACAACTTCGCGTGGCTTGAAGCACACGACTGGCACAGCTTCTATGATCACGGCAAGCCCTGGGTGACGCATTGCAGTATCCAGCATGCGCATGTCGATCTGGCTCACCTGTGGCGAAACCAGTATGGTAAGCCTGTAGTGGTGGACGAAGTCTGTTATGAGGGCGACCTTCCGAACGGGTGGGGCAACATCACGGCGGAAGAAATGGTCCGGCGCTGCTGGGAAGGCACAGTGCACGGCGCTTATGTGGGACACAGCGAAACCTACTTGGCTCCCGACGATGTGATCTGGTGGTCAAAGGGAGGTGCGCTGCGAGGCGGCAGTCCGGCAAGAATTGCCTTTCTGCGCGCGATACTGGAGGAAGGTCCTACAGACGGACTGAATCCGGTGGGCGAGTTCACGAATACGCACATTACCGGTGCTGGCAAAACAGGTGAGTACTATCTGACCTACTTCGGTGTCCGGCAACCAGCCGAAATCACGTTGGTTGTTCGGGGTGGACAATACTACCACGTCGATATTATTGATACCTGGAATATGACGGTCGATTCGCTGCCTGAACCCGTCACAAACGGGATATCCGTGCACCTGCCTGGCAGACCTTATCTTGCGGTGCGCCTACGAAGAACATCAGGAAATGATCAGCCCCTAAGCTGA
- a CDS encoding glycoside hydrolase family 140 protein, giving the protein MRRIQVSENKRFLVYEDGTPFFWLGDTAWELFHRTTREEAEYYLENRLQKGFNVIKAVILAEFDGLHVPNAYGDLPLHDDDPARPNERYFRYVDTILDLAAEKGLYVGLLPTWGDKVNLMWGLGPVIFDDQNARAYGEFVGSRYASRPNVIWIIGGDRPEQSPDGADYSSVWRAMVSGIQSATNGKAFFTYHPMGQRSSAMGFHDDDWLHLNMWQSGHMARDLPNWEWIAQDYARTPVKPVLDGEPAYEDHPIDPFTRKWAPEYGRFRAYDVRKQAYRAVFAGACGHTYGHHSIWQMYSPERVPVNFPHPFWREALNRPGAGQMMFLRQLLEAWPYLTRVPDQTLLISEPGEGPYHVQATRASDGSYALVYIPTEDQTVRIDMSKFASNNVRIQWFDPRHGTTTPLGKIHGASVAEFTTPQEGPDWVLMLDCLG; this is encoded by the coding sequence ATGCGCAGAATACAAGTGAGTGAAAATAAGCGATTCCTGGTTTATGAAGACGGAACGCCTTTCTTTTGGCTTGGCGACACTGCGTGGGAGTTGTTCCATCGGACGACGCGTGAAGAGGCAGAATACTATTTGGAAAATCGCCTTCAGAAGGGTTTTAATGTCATTAAAGCGGTTATTCTAGCCGAGTTCGATGGATTGCACGTTCCAAACGCATATGGTGATCTTCCCCTGCACGACGATGATCCTGCTCGCCCGAATGAGCGCTACTTCCGGTATGTCGATACCATCCTCGATCTGGCGGCTGAGAAGGGCCTTTATGTTGGCCTCCTTCCTACATGGGGCGATAAAGTCAACTTGATGTGGGGGCTGGGGCCGGTCATCTTCGATGACCAAAACGCACGGGCATACGGGGAATTTGTTGGGTCACGATACGCGAGTCGTCCGAACGTGATCTGGATCATTGGGGGAGATCGCCCTGAACAATCCCCGGATGGGGCCGATTATTCGTCTGTGTGGCGCGCGATGGTTTCCGGCATTCAGAGTGCCACCAACGGAAAGGCGTTTTTCACCTATCATCCGATGGGCCAGCGATCGTCTGCTATGGGGTTTCATGATGACGATTGGTTGCACTTGAATATGTGGCAGTCGGGCCATATGGCGCGGGATCTGCCGAACTGGGAGTGGATCGCGCAGGATTATGCACGGACCCCTGTCAAACCGGTCCTCGATGGTGAACCCGCCTACGAAGATCACCCGATCGATCCTTTTACACGCAAATGGGCTCCGGAGTATGGTCGGTTCCGAGCCTATGACGTGCGGAAACAGGCGTACCGGGCCGTGTTTGCCGGGGCGTGTGGCCATACTTATGGGCATCATAGTATTTGGCAAATGTACTCCCCTGAGCGCGTGCCGGTTAATTTTCCCCACCCCTTCTGGCGTGAAGCGCTTAATCGTCCGGGCGCCGGACAAATGATGTTTTTACGCCAACTATTGGAAGCTTGGCCGTATCTGACACGAGTTCCAGATCAAACTCTACTAATATCAGAACCAGGCGAGGGACCATACCACGTTCAGGCCACACGCGCCTCTGACGGGAGCTATGCGCTGGTCTATATTCCAACCGAGGATCAAACCGTTCGCATCGATATGTCGAAATTTGCCTCCAACAACGTGCGTATCCAATGGTTTGATCCTCGGCACGGCACGACAACACCCCTCGGCAAGATTCACGGCGCGTCAGTTGCTGAATTTACGACGCCGCAAGAAGGGCCGGACTGGGTCCTGATGTTGGACTGCTTGGGATAA
- a CDS encoding carbohydrate ABC transporter permease, which yields MSAPALPKLQADRPLHRRINIISIAVWVVLAAVAILWLIPFIFMIFTAMKSLPDMYVTKAYSPPGTIYWENFQRAWDTGNIATYGKNSLLITLTKVPLGIFIASLAAFSFSRMRFARQNTLLVVMVFGSMIPVQVALGPIFHLILDMGLLNTYWGILLPYIAFGLPYHIFMLTNFFRTIPRELDEAAMIDGCSRFGLYWRIIMPLSKPIIATLFILDFVSTWNEFPIALVILQNSKMWTVPLGLMSFSGYFSMDYPGLNAAVLITIIPVIIVYLVFQRYFIAGLTAGAVKG from the coding sequence GTGAGCGCGCCTGCCCTGCCAAAACTACAGGCGGATCGGCCATTGCACCGCCGGATTAACATCATCAGTATCGCCGTTTGGGTGGTGCTGGCTGCGGTCGCCATTCTGTGGCTCATTCCATTTATCTTTATGATTTTTACGGCCATGAAGTCGCTACCGGACATGTACGTCACCAAGGCATACTCGCCACCCGGCACCATTTACTGGGAAAACTTCCAGCGCGCCTGGGACACCGGCAACATCGCCACCTACGGGAAAAATAGCCTGCTTATCACACTCACCAAGGTGCCGCTCGGTATCTTCATTGCCTCGTTGGCTGCCTTTTCTTTTTCCCGGATGCGCTTCGCGCGCCAGAACACGCTTCTGGTCGTCATGGTATTTGGATCGATGATTCCGGTTCAGGTCGCGTTGGGGCCGATTTTCCATCTTATCCTGGACATGGGACTTTTGAATACGTATTGGGGCATCCTGCTGCCCTACATCGCCTTCGGTCTGCCCTACCATATCTTTATGCTCACCAATTTCTTCAGGACAATTCCCAGAGAACTGGATGAAGCAGCGATGATCGATGGTTGCTCACGATTTGGCCTGTACTGGCGCATCATCATGCCCCTGTCCAAGCCCATTATCGCGACGCTGTTTATTCTGGATTTTGTTTCCACCTGGAATGAATTTCCGATCGCACTTGTCATCCTGCAAAACTCCAAGATGTGGACCGTGCCGTTGGGCCTGATGAGCTTCAGCGGATACTTCAGCATGGACTATCCCGGACTGAATGCCGCTGTTCTGATCACGATTATTCCCGTGATTATCGTCTACCTTGTTTTCCAGCGTTACTTCATTGCAGGGCTGACCGCAGGAGCGGTCAAAGGTTAA